The proteins below are encoded in one region of Taeniopygia guttata chromosome 15, bTaeGut7.mat, whole genome shotgun sequence:
- the SGSM1 gene encoding small G protein signaling modulator 1 isoform X2: MAAAPAEAETRQRLLRTVKKEVKQIMEEAVTRKFVHEDSSHIISFCAAVECCVLFGLKRRAAGFLRSNKIAALFMKVGKSFPLAEELCRKVQDLEQLIENARNQAQGVPENVRKVPKLPNLSPQAIKHLWIRTALFEKVLDKIVHYLVENSSKYYEKEALLMDPVDGPILASLLVGPCALEYTKMKTADHFWTDPSADELVQRHRIHSSHCRQDSPTKRPALCIQKRHSSGSMDDRPSLSARDYVESLHQNSRATLLYGKNNVLVQPRDDMEAIPGYLSLHQTADIMALKWTPNQLMNGSVGDLDYEKSVYWDYAMTIRLEEIVYLHCHQQDSGGTVVLVSQDGIQRPPLRFPRGGHLLQFLSCLENGLLPHGQLDPPLWSQRGKGKVFPKLKKRSPQGSSESASDKEDDEATDYVFRIIYPGTQMEFVPQDLMDAPGAVLPPMWQPSTRKSSCSSCSQSGSSDGGPANGCSHERAPLKLLCDNMKYQILSRAFYGWLAYCRHLSTVRTHLSALVNHSIVSPDVPCSASEGLTVDIWHRYLQDSSSYEDQELLRLIYYGGIQHEIRKAVWPFLLGHYQFGMTEAERKEADEQTRACYEHTMAEWLGCEAIVRQREKESHAAALAKCSSGASLDSHIQRMMHRDSTISNESSQSCSSGRQNHARLQSDSSSSTQVFESVDEVEQTEVDSQLEDGKQSKIPNGTVPNGTCSPDSGHPSSQNFSITSGFSERSFSNEDSALETTKSSSSSQGKAAGSDVPAPPDTDGVQQEKLQGQDSLEGEFPTGGSVDFVPMGSGSAGLLRDGDAVALTVVESWADSEAEKQSLVESEDNLSEEPEMESLYPQLDSLTVTDLTSSEPAALSSTGVTYSPELLDMYTVNLHRIEKDVQRCDRNYWYFTPANLEKLRNVMCSYIWQHIEIGYVQGMCDLLAPLLVILDDEALAFSCFTELMKRMNQNFPHGGAMDTHFANMRSLIQILDSELFELMHQNGDYTHFYFCYRWFLLDFKRELVYDDVFAVWETIWAAAHVSSAHYVLFIALALVEMYRDIILENNMDFTDIIKFFNEMAERHNTKQILKLARDLVYKVQTLIENK, translated from the exons atggcggcggccccggcgg AGGCGGAGACCCGGCAGCGGCTGCTGCGCACCGTCAAGAAGGAG GTGAAGCAGATcatggaggaggctgtgacgAGGAAGTTTGTGCATGAGGACAGCAGCCACATCATCTCCTTTTGTG CCGCCGTGGAGTGCTGCGTGCTGTTCGGGCTGAAGCGGAGGGCGGCCGGGTTCCTGCGCAGCAACAAGATCGCAGCGCTCTTCATGAAGGTGGGCAAGAGCTTCCCCCTGgcagaggagctctgcaggaAGGTGCAGGACCTGGAGCAGCTCATTGAGAACGC GCGGAACCAAGCCCAGGGGGTCCCGGAGAACGTGCGCAAGGTGCCGAAGCTGCCCAACCTGTCCCCTCAGGCCATCAAGCACCTCTGGATCCGCACGGCCCTCTTCGAAAAGGTCCTGGATAAAATCGTGCACTACCTGGTGGAGAACAGCAG TAAGTACTATGAGAAGGAAGCTCTCCTGATGGATCCTGTGGATGGGCCAATTCTAGCATCTTTATTGG TGGGGCCCTGTGCACTGGAATACACCAAGATGAAGACTGCTGACCACTTCTGGACAGACCCCTCTGCAGATGAGCTGGTACAGAGGCACCGGAtccacagctcccactgccGCCAGGACTCGCCCACCAAGCGCCCGGCGCTCTGC ATTCAGAAAAGACATTCCAGTGGCAGCATGGATGACAGGCCATCCCTGTCTGCCAGGGACTACGTGGAGTCCCTGCACCAGAATTCCCGAGCCACGCTCCTGTATGGCAAAAACAACGTGCTGGTGCAGCCG CGAGATGACATGGAGGCAATCCCGGGGTACCTGTCCCTTCACCAGACTGCTGACATCATGGCACTGAAGTGGACCCCCAACCAGCTGATGAACGGCTCCGTGGGCGACCTGGACTACGAGAAGAG CGTGTACTGGGACTATGCCATGACCATTCGCCTGGAGGAGATCGTGTATCTGCACTGTCACCAGCAGG ACAGTGGTGGCACGGTTGTCCTGGTGAGCCAGGATGGCATCCAGAGGCCACCTCTGCGCTTCCCCCGTGGAGGGCACTTGCTGCAGTTCCTGTCCTGCCTGGAGAACGGCCTCCTGCCCCACGGGCAGCTGGATCCACCCCTCTGGTCACAGCGGGGAAAG ggaaaGGTGTTCCCCAAACTGAAGAAGCGAAGCCCCCAGGGCTCCTCTGAGTCTGCATCTGACAAGGAAGATGACGAAGCCACGGATTATGTCTTCAGGATCATCTACCCCGGGACACAGATGGAGTTTG tgccccaggacCTGATGGACGCTCCGGGGGCTGTCCTGCCCCCCATGTGGCAGCCCAGCACCCGCaaatcctcctgctcctcctgctcccagagcGGCTCCTCCGACGGGGGCCCGGCCAACGGCTGCAGCCACGAGAG AGCTCCGCTGAAGCTGTTATGTGACAACATGAAGTACCAGATCCTGTCCCGGGCTTTCTATGGAT GGTTGGCCTACTGCAGGCACCTGTCCACGGTGAGGACGCACCTGTCGGCGCTGGTGAACCACAGCATCGTGTCCCCCGACGTGCCCTGCAGCGCCAGCGAGGGGCTCACCGTGGACATCTGGCACAGATACCTGCAGGACAGCTCG AGTTACGaggaccaggagctgctgcgGCTGATCTACTACGGCGGGATCCAGCATGAGATCAGGAAGGCTGTGTGGCCCTTCCTGCTGGGCCATTACCAGTTTGGGATGACAGAGGCGGAGAGGAAGGAG GCTGACGAGCAGACCCGGGCGTGCTACGAGCACACCATGGCAGAGTGGCTGGGCTGCGAGGCCATCGTCCGGCAGCGCGAGAAGGAGTCGCACGCCGCAGCCCTGGCCAAGTGCTCCTCGGGGGCCAGCCTGGACTCCCACATCCAGAGGATGATGCACAGGGACTCCACCATCAGCAACGAG TCCTcgcagagctgcagctccggCCGGCAGAACCACGCTCGGCTGCAGAGCgactccagctccagcacccaG GTGTTTGAATCTGTGGATGAGGTGGAGCAGACTGAAGTAGATTCTCAGCTGGAAGATGGCAAACAAAGCAAGATCCCCAATGGGACAGTCCCCAATGGCACATGCTCCCCTGATTCTGGGCACCCCTCTTCCCAGAACTTCTCCATCACATCAGGGTTCTCGGAGCGCAGCTTCAGCAACGAGGACAGTGCCCTGGAAACCACCAAATCCTCATCCAGCTCCCAGGGAAAGGCTGCTGGGTCTGACGTGCCAGCCCCACCAGACACGGACGGTGTCcagcaggagaagctgcaggGCCAAGACAGCCTGGAAGGTGAATTCCCCACTGGTGGAAGCGTGGATTTTGTCCCCATGGGCTCAGGCTCGGCGGGGCTCCTGCGTGACGGTGACGCTGTGGCCCTGACTGTGGTGGAGAGCTGGGCAGACAGCGAGGCGGAGAAGCAGAGCCTGGTGGAGAGTGAGGACAACCTCTCTGAGGAGCCAGAGATGGAGAGTCTGTACCCACAGCTGGACTCTCTGACTGTGACTGATCTGACCAGCAGTGAACCCGCTGCTCTCTCCTCCACGGGTGTCACCTACTCT ccagagctgctggacaTGTACACGGTGAACCTGCACCGCATCGAGAAGGACGTGCAGCGCTGTGACCGCAACTACTGGTACTTCACCCCCGCCAACCTGGAGAAGCTCCGCAACGTCATGTGCAg CTACATCTGGCAGCACATTGAGATTGGCTACGTGCAGGGGATGTGTGACCTGCTGGCCCCTCTCCTGGTCATCCTGGATGATG AGGCTCTGGCTTTCAGCTGCTTCACCGAGCTGATGAAGAGGATGAACCAGAACTTCCCCCACGGAGGAGCCATGGACACCCACTTTGCCAACATGAGGTCGCTGATCCAG ATTCTGGACTCTGAGCTCTTCGAGCTGATGCACCAGAATGGGGATTACACTCATTTCTACTTCTGCTACCGATGGTTTCTCCTGGACTTCAAGAGAG AGCTGGTGTATGACGACGTCTTTGCTGTCTGGGAGAccatctgggctgctgctcaCGTCTCCTCTGCTCACTACGTGCTCTTCATAGCCCTGGCCCTGGTGGAGATGTACCGGGACATCATCCTGGAGAACAACATGGATTTTACAGACATCATCAAGTTTTTCAATG AAATGGCCGAGCGCCACAACACCAAGCAGATCCTGAAGCTGGCTCGGGACCTGGTCTATAAAGTGCAGACTCTGATCGAGAACAAAtga
- the SGSM1 gene encoding small G protein signaling modulator 1 isoform X1, whose translation MAAAPAEAETRQRLLRTVKKEVKQIMEEAVTRKFVHEDSSHIISFCAAVECCVLFGLKRRAAGFLRSNKIAALFMKVGKSFPLAEELCRKVQDLEQLIENARNQAQGVPENVRKVPKLPNLSPQAIKHLWIRTALFEKVLDKIVHYLVENSSKYYEKEALLMDPVDGPILASLLVGPCALEYTKMKTADHFWTDPSADELVQRHRIHSSHCRQDSPTKRPALCIQKRHSSGSMDDRPSLSARDYVESLHQNSRATLLYGKNNVLVQPRDDMEAIPGYLSLHQTADIMALKWTPNQLMNGSVGDLDYEKSVYWDYAMTIRLEEIVYLHCHQQVDSGGTVVLVSQDGIQRPPLRFPRGGHLLQFLSCLENGLLPHGQLDPPLWSQRGKGKVFPKLKKRSPQGSSESASDKEDDEATDYVFRIIYPGTQMEFVPQDLMDAPGAVLPPMWQPSTRKSSCSSCSQSGSSDGGPANGCSHERAPLKLLCDNMKYQILSRAFYGWLAYCRHLSTVRTHLSALVNHSIVSPDVPCSASEGLTVDIWHRYLQDSSSYEDQELLRLIYYGGIQHEIRKAVWPFLLGHYQFGMTEAERKEADEQTRACYEHTMAEWLGCEAIVRQREKESHAAALAKCSSGASLDSHIQRMMHRDSTISNESSQSCSSGRQNHARLQSDSSSSTQVFESVDEVEQTEVDSQLEDGKQSKIPNGTVPNGTCSPDSGHPSSQNFSITSGFSERSFSNEDSALETTKSSSSSQGKAAGSDVPAPPDTDGVQQEKLQGQDSLEGEFPTGGSVDFVPMGSGSAGLLRDGDAVALTVVESWADSEAEKQSLVESEDNLSEEPEMESLYPQLDSLTVTDLTSSEPAALSSTGVTYSPELLDMYTVNLHRIEKDVQRCDRNYWYFTPANLEKLRNVMCSYIWQHIEIGYVQGMCDLLAPLLVILDDEALAFSCFTELMKRMNQNFPHGGAMDTHFANMRSLIQILDSELFELMHQNGDYTHFYFCYRWFLLDFKRELVYDDVFAVWETIWAAAHVSSAHYVLFIALALVEMYRDIILENNMDFTDIIKFFNEMAERHNTKQILKLARDLVYKVQTLIENK comes from the exons atggcggcggccccggcgg AGGCGGAGACCCGGCAGCGGCTGCTGCGCACCGTCAAGAAGGAG GTGAAGCAGATcatggaggaggctgtgacgAGGAAGTTTGTGCATGAGGACAGCAGCCACATCATCTCCTTTTGTG CCGCCGTGGAGTGCTGCGTGCTGTTCGGGCTGAAGCGGAGGGCGGCCGGGTTCCTGCGCAGCAACAAGATCGCAGCGCTCTTCATGAAGGTGGGCAAGAGCTTCCCCCTGgcagaggagctctgcaggaAGGTGCAGGACCTGGAGCAGCTCATTGAGAACGC GCGGAACCAAGCCCAGGGGGTCCCGGAGAACGTGCGCAAGGTGCCGAAGCTGCCCAACCTGTCCCCTCAGGCCATCAAGCACCTCTGGATCCGCACGGCCCTCTTCGAAAAGGTCCTGGATAAAATCGTGCACTACCTGGTGGAGAACAGCAG TAAGTACTATGAGAAGGAAGCTCTCCTGATGGATCCTGTGGATGGGCCAATTCTAGCATCTTTATTGG TGGGGCCCTGTGCACTGGAATACACCAAGATGAAGACTGCTGACCACTTCTGGACAGACCCCTCTGCAGATGAGCTGGTACAGAGGCACCGGAtccacagctcccactgccGCCAGGACTCGCCCACCAAGCGCCCGGCGCTCTGC ATTCAGAAAAGACATTCCAGTGGCAGCATGGATGACAGGCCATCCCTGTCTGCCAGGGACTACGTGGAGTCCCTGCACCAGAATTCCCGAGCCACGCTCCTGTATGGCAAAAACAACGTGCTGGTGCAGCCG CGAGATGACATGGAGGCAATCCCGGGGTACCTGTCCCTTCACCAGACTGCTGACATCATGGCACTGAAGTGGACCCCCAACCAGCTGATGAACGGCTCCGTGGGCGACCTGGACTACGAGAAGAG CGTGTACTGGGACTATGCCATGACCATTCGCCTGGAGGAGATCGTGTATCTGCACTGTCACCAGCAGG TAGACAGTGGTGGCACGGTTGTCCTGGTGAGCCAGGATGGCATCCAGAGGCCACCTCTGCGCTTCCCCCGTGGAGGGCACTTGCTGCAGTTCCTGTCCTGCCTGGAGAACGGCCTCCTGCCCCACGGGCAGCTGGATCCACCCCTCTGGTCACAGCGGGGAAAG ggaaaGGTGTTCCCCAAACTGAAGAAGCGAAGCCCCCAGGGCTCCTCTGAGTCTGCATCTGACAAGGAAGATGACGAAGCCACGGATTATGTCTTCAGGATCATCTACCCCGGGACACAGATGGAGTTTG tgccccaggacCTGATGGACGCTCCGGGGGCTGTCCTGCCCCCCATGTGGCAGCCCAGCACCCGCaaatcctcctgctcctcctgctcccagagcGGCTCCTCCGACGGGGGCCCGGCCAACGGCTGCAGCCACGAGAG AGCTCCGCTGAAGCTGTTATGTGACAACATGAAGTACCAGATCCTGTCCCGGGCTTTCTATGGAT GGTTGGCCTACTGCAGGCACCTGTCCACGGTGAGGACGCACCTGTCGGCGCTGGTGAACCACAGCATCGTGTCCCCCGACGTGCCCTGCAGCGCCAGCGAGGGGCTCACCGTGGACATCTGGCACAGATACCTGCAGGACAGCTCG AGTTACGaggaccaggagctgctgcgGCTGATCTACTACGGCGGGATCCAGCATGAGATCAGGAAGGCTGTGTGGCCCTTCCTGCTGGGCCATTACCAGTTTGGGATGACAGAGGCGGAGAGGAAGGAG GCTGACGAGCAGACCCGGGCGTGCTACGAGCACACCATGGCAGAGTGGCTGGGCTGCGAGGCCATCGTCCGGCAGCGCGAGAAGGAGTCGCACGCCGCAGCCCTGGCCAAGTGCTCCTCGGGGGCCAGCCTGGACTCCCACATCCAGAGGATGATGCACAGGGACTCCACCATCAGCAACGAG TCCTcgcagagctgcagctccggCCGGCAGAACCACGCTCGGCTGCAGAGCgactccagctccagcacccaG GTGTTTGAATCTGTGGATGAGGTGGAGCAGACTGAAGTAGATTCTCAGCTGGAAGATGGCAAACAAAGCAAGATCCCCAATGGGACAGTCCCCAATGGCACATGCTCCCCTGATTCTGGGCACCCCTCTTCCCAGAACTTCTCCATCACATCAGGGTTCTCGGAGCGCAGCTTCAGCAACGAGGACAGTGCCCTGGAAACCACCAAATCCTCATCCAGCTCCCAGGGAAAGGCTGCTGGGTCTGACGTGCCAGCCCCACCAGACACGGACGGTGTCcagcaggagaagctgcaggGCCAAGACAGCCTGGAAGGTGAATTCCCCACTGGTGGAAGCGTGGATTTTGTCCCCATGGGCTCAGGCTCGGCGGGGCTCCTGCGTGACGGTGACGCTGTGGCCCTGACTGTGGTGGAGAGCTGGGCAGACAGCGAGGCGGAGAAGCAGAGCCTGGTGGAGAGTGAGGACAACCTCTCTGAGGAGCCAGAGATGGAGAGTCTGTACCCACAGCTGGACTCTCTGACTGTGACTGATCTGACCAGCAGTGAACCCGCTGCTCTCTCCTCCACGGGTGTCACCTACTCT ccagagctgctggacaTGTACACGGTGAACCTGCACCGCATCGAGAAGGACGTGCAGCGCTGTGACCGCAACTACTGGTACTTCACCCCCGCCAACCTGGAGAAGCTCCGCAACGTCATGTGCAg CTACATCTGGCAGCACATTGAGATTGGCTACGTGCAGGGGATGTGTGACCTGCTGGCCCCTCTCCTGGTCATCCTGGATGATG AGGCTCTGGCTTTCAGCTGCTTCACCGAGCTGATGAAGAGGATGAACCAGAACTTCCCCCACGGAGGAGCCATGGACACCCACTTTGCCAACATGAGGTCGCTGATCCAG ATTCTGGACTCTGAGCTCTTCGAGCTGATGCACCAGAATGGGGATTACACTCATTTCTACTTCTGCTACCGATGGTTTCTCCTGGACTTCAAGAGAG AGCTGGTGTATGACGACGTCTTTGCTGTCTGGGAGAccatctgggctgctgctcaCGTCTCCTCTGCTCACTACGTGCTCTTCATAGCCCTGGCCCTGGTGGAGATGTACCGGGACATCATCCTGGAGAACAACATGGATTTTACAGACATCATCAAGTTTTTCAATG AAATGGCCGAGCGCCACAACACCAAGCAGATCCTGAAGCTGGCTCGGGACCTGGTCTATAAAGTGCAGACTCTGATCGAGAACAAAtga
- the SGSM1 gene encoding small G protein signaling modulator 1 isoform X3, translating to MAAAPAEAETRQRLLRTVKKEVKQIMEEAVTRKFVHEDSSHIISFCAAVECCVLFGLKRRAAGFLRSNKIAALFMKVGKSFPLAEELCRKVQDLEQLIENARNQAQGVPENVRKVPKLPNLSPQAIKHLWIRTALFEKVLDKIVHYLVENSSKYYEKEALLMDPVDGPILASLLVGPCALEYTKMKTADHFWTDPSADELVQRHRIHSSHCRQDSPTKRPALCIQKRHSSGSMDDRPSLSARDYVESLHQNSRATLLYGKNNVLVQPRDDMEAIPGYLSLHQTADIMALKWTPNQLMNGSVGDLDYEKSVYWDYAMTIRLEEIVYLHCHQQVDSGGTVVLVSQDGIQRPPLRFPRGGHLLQFLSCLENGLLPHGQLDPPLWSQRGKGKVFPKLKKRSPQGSSESASDKEDDEATDYVFRIIYPGTQMEFVAINGAFHPFLAPVTAGRGKIMKIPAGSKMVVIPKWCLSLPGRSRVLRAALGTSWHQLPQDLMDAPGAVLPPMWQPSTRKSSCSSCSQSGSSDGGPANGCSHERAPLKLLCDNMKYQILSRAFYGWLAYCRHLSTVRTHLSALVNHSIVSPDVPCSASEGLTVDIWHRYLQDSSSYEDQELLRLIYYGGIQHEIRKAVWPFLLGHYQFGMTEAERKEADEQTRACYEHTMAEWLGCEAIVRQREKESHAAALAKCSSGASLDSHIQRMMHRDSTISNESSQSCSSGRQNHARLQSDSSSSTQVFESVDEVEQTEVDSQLEDGKQSKIPNGTVPNGTCSPDSGHPSSQNFSITSGFSERSFSNEDSALETTKSSSSSQGKAAGSDVPAPPDTDGVQQEKLQGQDSLEGEFPTGGSVDFVPMGSGSAGLLRDGDAVALTVVESWADSEAEKQSLVESEDNLSEEPEMESLYPQLDSLTVTDLTSSEPAALSSTGVTYSPELLDMYTVNLHRIEKDVQRCDRNYWYFTPANLEKLRNVMCSYIWQHIEIGYVQGMCDLLAPLLVILDDEALAFSCFTELMKRMNQNFPHGGAMDTHFANMRSLIQILDSELFELMHQNGDYTHFYFCYRWFLLDFKRELVYDDVFAVWETIWAAAHVSSAHYVLFIALALVEMYRDIILENNMDFTDIIKFFNEMAERHNTKQILKLARDLVYKVQTLIENK from the exons atggcggcggccccggcgg AGGCGGAGACCCGGCAGCGGCTGCTGCGCACCGTCAAGAAGGAG GTGAAGCAGATcatggaggaggctgtgacgAGGAAGTTTGTGCATGAGGACAGCAGCCACATCATCTCCTTTTGTG CCGCCGTGGAGTGCTGCGTGCTGTTCGGGCTGAAGCGGAGGGCGGCCGGGTTCCTGCGCAGCAACAAGATCGCAGCGCTCTTCATGAAGGTGGGCAAGAGCTTCCCCCTGgcagaggagctctgcaggaAGGTGCAGGACCTGGAGCAGCTCATTGAGAACGC GCGGAACCAAGCCCAGGGGGTCCCGGAGAACGTGCGCAAGGTGCCGAAGCTGCCCAACCTGTCCCCTCAGGCCATCAAGCACCTCTGGATCCGCACGGCCCTCTTCGAAAAGGTCCTGGATAAAATCGTGCACTACCTGGTGGAGAACAGCAG TAAGTACTATGAGAAGGAAGCTCTCCTGATGGATCCTGTGGATGGGCCAATTCTAGCATCTTTATTGG TGGGGCCCTGTGCACTGGAATACACCAAGATGAAGACTGCTGACCACTTCTGGACAGACCCCTCTGCAGATGAGCTGGTACAGAGGCACCGGAtccacagctcccactgccGCCAGGACTCGCCCACCAAGCGCCCGGCGCTCTGC ATTCAGAAAAGACATTCCAGTGGCAGCATGGATGACAGGCCATCCCTGTCTGCCAGGGACTACGTGGAGTCCCTGCACCAGAATTCCCGAGCCACGCTCCTGTATGGCAAAAACAACGTGCTGGTGCAGCCG CGAGATGACATGGAGGCAATCCCGGGGTACCTGTCCCTTCACCAGACTGCTGACATCATGGCACTGAAGTGGACCCCCAACCAGCTGATGAACGGCTCCGTGGGCGACCTGGACTACGAGAAGAG CGTGTACTGGGACTATGCCATGACCATTCGCCTGGAGGAGATCGTGTATCTGCACTGTCACCAGCAGG TAGACAGTGGTGGCACGGTTGTCCTGGTGAGCCAGGATGGCATCCAGAGGCCACCTCTGCGCTTCCCCCGTGGAGGGCACTTGCTGCAGTTCCTGTCCTGCCTGGAGAACGGCCTCCTGCCCCACGGGCAGCTGGATCCACCCCTCTGGTCACAGCGGGGAAAG ggaaaGGTGTTCCCCAAACTGAAGAAGCGAAGCCCCCAGGGCTCCTCTGAGTCTGCATCTGACAAGGAAGATGACGAAGCCACGGATTATGTCTTCAGGATCATCTACCCCGGGACACAGATGGAGTTTG TTGCCATTAATGGTGCTTTTCACCCATTCCTTGCACCTGTGACTGCTGGGAGAGGGAAGATCATGAAGATTCCAGCTGGAAGCAAGATGGTGGTGATCCCTAAATGGTGCCTGAGTCTCCCTGGCAGATCCCGAGTTCTCcgtgctgctctgggcacctctTGGCATCAGT tgccccaggacCTGATGGACGCTCCGGGGGCTGTCCTGCCCCCCATGTGGCAGCCCAGCACCCGCaaatcctcctgctcctcctgctcccagagcGGCTCCTCCGACGGGGGCCCGGCCAACGGCTGCAGCCACGAGAG AGCTCCGCTGAAGCTGTTATGTGACAACATGAAGTACCAGATCCTGTCCCGGGCTTTCTATGGAT GGTTGGCCTACTGCAGGCACCTGTCCACGGTGAGGACGCACCTGTCGGCGCTGGTGAACCACAGCATCGTGTCCCCCGACGTGCCCTGCAGCGCCAGCGAGGGGCTCACCGTGGACATCTGGCACAGATACCTGCAGGACAGCTCG AGTTACGaggaccaggagctgctgcgGCTGATCTACTACGGCGGGATCCAGCATGAGATCAGGAAGGCTGTGTGGCCCTTCCTGCTGGGCCATTACCAGTTTGGGATGACAGAGGCGGAGAGGAAGGAG GCTGACGAGCAGACCCGGGCGTGCTACGAGCACACCATGGCAGAGTGGCTGGGCTGCGAGGCCATCGTCCGGCAGCGCGAGAAGGAGTCGCACGCCGCAGCCCTGGCCAAGTGCTCCTCGGGGGCCAGCCTGGACTCCCACATCCAGAGGATGATGCACAGGGACTCCACCATCAGCAACGAG TCCTcgcagagctgcagctccggCCGGCAGAACCACGCTCGGCTGCAGAGCgactccagctccagcacccaG GTGTTTGAATCTGTGGATGAGGTGGAGCAGACTGAAGTAGATTCTCAGCTGGAAGATGGCAAACAAAGCAAGATCCCCAATGGGACAGTCCCCAATGGCACATGCTCCCCTGATTCTGGGCACCCCTCTTCCCAGAACTTCTCCATCACATCAGGGTTCTCGGAGCGCAGCTTCAGCAACGAGGACAGTGCCCTGGAAACCACCAAATCCTCATCCAGCTCCCAGGGAAAGGCTGCTGGGTCTGACGTGCCAGCCCCACCAGACACGGACGGTGTCcagcaggagaagctgcaggGCCAAGACAGCCTGGAAGGTGAATTCCCCACTGGTGGAAGCGTGGATTTTGTCCCCATGGGCTCAGGCTCGGCGGGGCTCCTGCGTGACGGTGACGCTGTGGCCCTGACTGTGGTGGAGAGCTGGGCAGACAGCGAGGCGGAGAAGCAGAGCCTGGTGGAGAGTGAGGACAACCTCTCTGAGGAGCCAGAGATGGAGAGTCTGTACCCACAGCTGGACTCTCTGACTGTGACTGATCTGACCAGCAGTGAACCCGCTGCTCTCTCCTCCACGGGTGTCACCTACTCT ccagagctgctggacaTGTACACGGTGAACCTGCACCGCATCGAGAAGGACGTGCAGCGCTGTGACCGCAACTACTGGTACTTCACCCCCGCCAACCTGGAGAAGCTCCGCAACGTCATGTGCAg CTACATCTGGCAGCACATTGAGATTGGCTACGTGCAGGGGATGTGTGACCTGCTGGCCCCTCTCCTGGTCATCCTGGATGATG AGGCTCTGGCTTTCAGCTGCTTCACCGAGCTGATGAAGAGGATGAACCAGAACTTCCCCCACGGAGGAGCCATGGACACCCACTTTGCCAACATGAGGTCGCTGATCCAG ATTCTGGACTCTGAGCTCTTCGAGCTGATGCACCAGAATGGGGATTACACTCATTTCTACTTCTGCTACCGATGGTTTCTCCTGGACTTCAAGAGAG AGCTGGTGTATGACGACGTCTTTGCTGTCTGGGAGAccatctgggctgctgctcaCGTCTCCTCTGCTCACTACGTGCTCTTCATAGCCCTGGCCCTGGTGGAGATGTACCGGGACATCATCCTGGAGAACAACATGGATTTTACAGACATCATCAAGTTTTTCAATG AAATGGCCGAGCGCCACAACACCAAGCAGATCCTGAAGCTGGCTCGGGACCTGGTCTATAAAGTGCAGACTCTGATCGAGAACAAAtga